The segment ACAACCACGCCATATTGATAGGATTAAGTCTTCTGTAAAACAACTTACTGATATTTTAGAAGATTTTCTCTCTATGGATAAACTGGAAAGAGGAATTATAAAAACAACTAAGAATTCTTTTGACTTAAAAATACTTATTAAAGAAATATTAGAGGACCTAAATTGGTCTTTAAAAGAAAAGCAACATATAAACTATAATCACAAAGGTGATGCTATAGTTCTTTTAGATATAAAAATACTACGAAATATCTTTTTGAACTTAATTACAAATGCTATAAAATACTCAAATACTGATATATTAATTTCTACAACTGTTAAAAATGATGTTGTAAATATTGTTTTTATTGATAAAGGAATTGGTATACCAGAAGAAGAGCAAAAACATCTTTTTAGTAAATTCTTTAGAGCAAAAAATGCTACTAATATTCAAGGAACTGGACTTGGTTTAAGTATTGTTAAGCATTATGTTGATTTACTGGAAGGAGAAATTTCTTTTGAAAGTAAATTAGGAGAAGGTTCTACTTTTAACATTTCATTACCACAAAAGGCTTAATATTTCATTTAGATTATCTTACTCTAATAGAAAAAACATTATACCTCTTTTACATATTTAAACACAATTTTCTTAAAATTTAGGAAATCACTTTTAAAAGAATCCATTCTATCTTTAAGTTGACGATGCATTACTCTATAAATTGCATCAAATAATCCTTTTTCATTTTGTTGCAGCCTATATAATAATTTTTCATGTGCAACAATATCATTCTCTATATACTTAAAGAGGTTGGCATGTAGGTCATCTAAGTAGTCCAGAATTTTTATAAAATCTTGTTTATGATCATCTTGAGATTTTTTTACCTTAAGTAAATTATCTAAAAGTTGAATCTCATCTTTCCAAAAAGCAATGGTCTCTAACCATTCTTTACTTTCTAAATGTAAAATATTAAGTCCAACTTCTAATAACATTGCTGCCTTTGAATTTAAAACTTCTGTATTCATGTTTTTAAGTTTGATAATTTTCATTATTAATGAATGTCTTATTCTTCTAATCAAGAAACTAGATCATCAGAAATACAAAGTTTTAACTTTTAAAAACAAAAAAACATGACGGAAGTCATTAAACCAATCGTTCTAATTGCTAAAAAAAATAAAAAATAAAAAAATCACCACAACTGATGTGAATCATTTCCAGAGACTAAACCCTAAAGTAAATTTGAAGCAAATAATTATTGTTTAATTAAAATATTATAAATTATGAAAACAGATGTAGAAATTAAAGAAGATGTATTAGATGAATTAGCATGGCAACCTAGTATTGATGAAACTCAAATTGGAGTTATTGTTGAAAACGGTGTAGTAACCCTTAGTGGTGTAGTTAATAATTACTCTAAAAAACTAGCTGCAGAAAAAGCAGTAAAAAATGTTGAAGGCGTAAAAGCAGTAGCTGAAGATATTGAAGTTCTTTACGGAATTAGTTACAAAAAAACAGACAAAGAAATTGCAAAAGCTATTGTAAATGCTTTTGAATGGAACTCTTCTGTTCCTGAAGAAGAAATCTCCATAAAAGTTGAAAATGGTTGGGTTTTTCTATCTGGTGAAGTACAATGGATGTATCAAAAAAATGCTGCAAGAAATGCCATTAAAAACTTATTAGGTGTAAAAGGTGTAAGTAATTCTATTAAATTAGAAAATAATATTGAACCCAAAGAAGTAAAAGATAGAATTAAAAAAGCATTTCATAGAATGGCAACTCTTGATTCAAATGCTATTACTCTTGAAACTCATGGTCATGCTGTTACATTACGTGGTAAAGTACATTCTATTAAAGAGAAAGAAGATGCAGAAACAGCAGCATATAATGCTCCTGGAGTTTACGACGTTAAGAACGAGCTTAAAATAGAATACAGAACAGAATATGCTTAAAACTTATTGTTACTAAGTATTATTTTATTTAGTAAATAACCCTGACTTTAGTAATAAAGTCAGGGTTATTTATTTTTTTTTAATTCAAAAAAAAAAAAGATAATTCGTTTCTACGAATTATCTTTTAATATTAATAAGAAGTATCTTATCTTAAAACTGACCTTAGAAGCTAACTAAAAAAACGTAACTCAATGAGAATCCATAATACCAAAACATACTTTTGTAGTTACTCTATATTCTGCTATTTTATTATTATTTACAGTCACTTGCATATCTTTAACATATACCGACTTTATATTTTTTACCGTTTTTGATGCTTCGTTAATAACATTTTGTACTGCATCTTCAAAACTCACGGTAGAGTTTCCTAAGACTTCAATTACCTTTAATACTGACATGATATTTAATTTTATATTGTTAATAAAGTATTAAAGTTAACGGTTAATACAATCTTAAGAAATGACCTTGGTCACTACCTCTTCTTTATACTATTATAATTCATAGAAAACCATTTAACTGACCTAGGTCAGTTAAATAATTTATGCTTTTATTGTTTAAAAATAAAATAGATAGATTAGAAGCGAGGTGAATAACCTTAATTGTTTTGCCTTCAAACTGGAAGTTTAGCTTCCCGTTTCTAATTTTAATTTTATAATTTATTAAAAAAAATCACGCAACTGATCTAGATCATTTTCTAAATTAAAATACGGGTATATCTTAGCTGTATAATTAATAGGAAACGTTCTTTGAAAAACATATAAGTATAGATTTTGATGTAGTAATACCCCAAAATCTTAAAGGTGTCTGACTTCTTTTTAAACCTTGTTTTTTTTGTGTTGACTTAGTAATAAGTATGTACCTAAAAGCTGTAAGTGGTCCTAAAGTAATACAATGCCTTTTAGAAAACCAGAACATTTTGGTGTTCTGGTTTTTATTTAAAAAATAATTAAAATATTGATCTTTTTTTGCTGTAAAGTGAGTAAGATCGTTATGAAGGGATTGACTTAATTTTTCGTCAAAAATTCATTTGTTTTATATTCTAGCAATAGCGTGTTTAAACACATTGAATTCATGGTTTAAAATAAATTAATCTCAACATAGGAAACGGGAGGCTAAGCTTCCCGTTTCTAATTTTAATTTGATAATTTATTAAAAAAAATCACGCAACTGATCTAGATCATTTTCTAAATTAAAATACGGCAATATCTTAGCTGTATAATTAGTAGGAAACGTTCTTTGAAAAAGATATAAGTATAGATTTTGATGTAGTAATACCCCAAAATCTTAAAGGTGTCTGACTTCTTTTTAAACCTTGTTTTTTTTGTATTGACTTAGTAATAAGTGTGTACCTAAAAGCTGTAAGTGGTCCTAAAGTAATAAAATACCTTTTAGAAAACCAGAACATTTTGGTGTTCTGGTTTTCTTTTAAAATAATTAAAGTACTGGTCTCTATTTGCTGTAAAGCGAGTAAGATCGTTGTGAAGGGATTGACTTAATTTTTAGTCAAAAATTCTTTTGTTTTATATTCTAGAAATAGCGTGTTTAAACACATTGAATTAATGATTTAAAATAAATTAATCTCAACATAGGAAACGGGAAGCTAAGCTTCCCGTTTCTAATTTTAATTTGATAATTTATTAAAAAAAATCACGCAACTGATCTAGATCATTTTCTAAATTAAAATACGGCTATATCTTAGCTGTATAATTAATAGGAAACGTTCTTTGAAAAACATATAAGTATAGATTTTGATGTAGTAATACCCCAAAATCTTAAAGGTGTCTGACTTCTTTTTAAACCTTGTTTTTTTGTGTTGACTTAGTAATAAGTGTGTACCTAAAAGCTGTAAGTGGTCCTAAAGTAATAAAATACCTTTTAGAAAACCAGAACATTTTGGTGTTCTGGTTTTCTTAAAAAAAAACAATTAAAGTACTGGTCTCTATTTGCTGTAAAGCGGGTAAGATCGTTGTGAAGGGATTGACTTAATTTTTAGTCAAAAATTCTTTTGTTTTATATTCTAGCAATAGCGTGTTTAAACACATTGAATTAATGATTTAAAATAAATTAATCTCAACATAGGAAACGGGAAGCTAAGCTTCCCGTTTCTAATTTTAATTTGATAATTTATTAAAAAAAATCACGCAACTGATCTAGATCATTTTCTAAATTAAAATACGGCTATATCTTAGCTGTATAATTAATAGGAAACGTTCTTTGAAAAACATATAAGTATAGATTTTGATGTAGTAATACCCCAAAATCTTAAAGGTGTCTGACTTCTTTTTATACCTTGTTTTTTTGTATTGACTTAGTAATAAGTGTGTACCTAAAAGCTGTAAGTGGTCCTAAAGTAATACAATGCCTTTTAGAAAACCAGAACATTTTGGTGTTCTGGTTTTCTTAAAAAAAAACAATTAAAGTACTGGTCTCTATTTGCTGTAAAGCGGGTAAGATCGTTGTGAAGGGATTGACTTAATTTTTAGTCAAAAATTCTTTTGTTTTATATTCTAGCAATAGCGTGTTTAAACACATTGAATTAATGATTTAAAATAAAATTAATCTCAACATAGGAAACGGGAAGCTAAGCTTCCCGTTTCTAATTTTAATTTGATAATTTATTAAAAAAAATCACGCAACTGATCTAGATCATTTTCTAAATTAAAATACGGCTATATCTTAGCTGTATAATTAACAGGAAACGTTCTTTTAAAAATATAAAAGTATAGATTTTGATGTAGTAATACCCCAAAATCTTAAAGGTGTCTGACTTCTTTTTAAACCTTGTTTTTTTGTGTTGACTTAGTAATAAGTGTGTGCCTAAAAGCTGTAAGTGGTTCTAAAGTAATAAAATGCCTTTTAGAAAACTAGAACACTTTAGTGTTCTGGTTTTCTTTTAAAAAATAATTAAAATATTGATCTTTTTTTGCTGTATAGCGAGTAAGATCACTATGAAGGGATTGACTTAATTTTTAGTCAAAAATTCTTTTGTTTTATATTCTAGCAATAGCGTGTTTAAACACATTGAATTAATGATTTAAAATAAATTAACCTCAACATAGGAAACGGGAAGCTAAGCTTCCCGTTTCTTTTTTAATAAGGTTTTAATTTCTATAAAATTTAAAAAATAGTTATTCAATTTCACTTTGTAAAAGCGATATTATTATCCGTCTAGGTATAAACGAATAATAATATTTCTGAAGTAAAAGTATTCAATATCAAATTAGTTTAATCAATAAAATTTGCTAAATACTCTAAACTTTCTTTGTCTTTCAAAATTATTTTTCTACTAGAATTAATGGTTATTAATCCCTCTTGCTTAAACTGTGTTAACATTCTAATAGCAGTCTCTGTAGCTGTACCAATAATTCCTGCAAAATCTTCTCTAGAAATATTTATACCAGCACTTTCTTTATCAATTAAAAGCCCATTATCAAGCAATTTTAATAACGTTTTAGCAGCCCTCTGTCTTACGGGTGCATATGCCATGTTTTTTAATTTCTCTTGAACATCTATTAAATTATTAGAAATCATATTTATAAATTTACTCGAAACAACCTTGTTCTCATAAAGTAGTTTTATAAAATCTGTCTTTGGTATTTCACAAATTTCTGCATTCTTCAAAACCACTGCAGAATCAACATAAACACCTTTATCGCTTAATAAGGATAATTGGCCAATAAAATCTCCAGGACCATAAAGACCTGTTACAAATTCTTTCCCAGAATCTGTTGTTAGAAAAGTTTTTATGGCACCACTTTGAATAAAGTATAAATTATGAGCTGCTGAACCTTCCATATAAATACTTTCCTTTTTTATATAATTATAAATACTTAAATCTTGAGTTAAACTCTCAAAACTTATGTACTCTGATGCTTCATCTATAAAATCATTTAGACCTTTAACATTTTTTGAAAACTCTTTTTTTAAAAAATCATGTTTTTTTAAACGAGATTCTATTGCCTTAAGTAAGTCTTTTTCTTCAAATGGTTTGGTTAAATAATCATCTGCTCCCAAATTCATACCTTTTCGTATATCTGACTTTTCTGTTTTGGCTGTTAAAAATATAAAGGGAACACTTGCCGTTTTTTTTGAACTACTTAAAGCCTCTAACACTCCATATCCATCTATATCTGGCATCATAATATCACAAATAATCAAGTCTGGTTTAACTTTGTTTGCTATCTTAATACCAACTTTACCATTTTGAGCTGTTGCAACATTATAATTTGCTAATTCGAGTATCTCAGCAATATTCTCCCTAACATCTTCATTATCTTCAATTATTAATACTTTTTCCATCGTAATTTATATATTAATTTGTAATAAATATATTTCTTAAAATATAATTTTCCATAAACAAATAGACTTTGCATTAGTTTCTATATATAATTCTCACCTTAAACTTACTCTTCTAATTTTTGAATATTTTTATTAAAAAAGTTAAAACAAAGGGTATACCAGGTTTTATTTTTCATTTATAACACAAAATACATTAGAGCTTTAAAATTACGCTTATGTATTAAAAAACAATATGATAACTATCATAATCTATAATAAATATTTTTTAATTGATGATTTTTTTATGTATCGTATAAGGAATTGGTAGCTGCTATGATGGTTTATAAAAAACTTACGTCAATCTAAATTAAGGTACAGAATTTACTGTGTGCTACCTCATCGCTAATTTAGTGATGGAACAAAATCATATTTCAGAACAATGCGAATTTGTCAAAACACAAAAACAAGTTGTTCTTAAATTATTAAAAAATAAAAGAGATAAAATCTGGAAAAATTACCTAGAATTATAGCTTAAAAAATCAAATAATTTCAAACTCAAAGTGTACCACCAAAACGTTTAATAATTTGTACTAAAACTAAAGAACTGACAGAAAATATTAGGATTGTTAAAAATTGATTGGACGATAAAGGTATCAACGAGAGCGCTTTAGAAATAACAGGTGTAATATATGCCAGGTATGTTAAAAACACACATAAAACAATTGCTACCCAAACCCAAATATTGGTAGTAACTTCATTTTTAAAAAAGGATAAATGACGTGCAGGCATATTAAAAACATTAAGTAGTTGAGCAGAAATAAGTGTATAAAAACCCATATTATTTATTTGATTTGTAGAGAGCTTTAATACAAAAAAAGAATATACAGTAATACCCAGTACTGCTATACTTATACTTATACCATAAATTATTGTTGTTCGCCAATGTTGTTTTGTCATTATTGGTTCTTTAGCGTTTTTTGGCGGTAATTGCATTATATCCTTCTCTCCTTTTCCTAATCCTAAAGCTAATGCTGGAAAAATATCTGTTATAACATTTAAAAATAGAATTTGTAAGGGTAATAATGGAGATGGTAAGTTTAGAATTGCAGCGACACCCACAGAAAGTATTTCTGCAAAATTACTCGACAAAAGATATACTACAAACTGACGAATATTCTGAAAAATAACTCTTCCTTGTTTAATCGCCAATTCAGTTGCTATAAATTTATCATCTAACAGTATAATGTCTGCTGCTTCTCTTGCAGCATCAGTGCCTCTAATTCCCATAGCAATTCCTACATCTGCTTTCTTTAATGCTGGAATGTCATTAATACCATCTCCTATCATTCCTACAATATTGTTGTTTTTTTGAAAGAACGTTATAATGGCAATTTTTTGCTCAGGAGTTACTCTTGCAAAGACAGAAGCATTAAGAAATTGTTCTTTTTCATTTTTAGAAAGTGTTTCAATATTTTGAAAGGCATTCCCCAAAAAAACGTTCTCTTCAAACCTGTTATCAATTAGTAGTCCTATATCTGTAGCAATTTTCTTTGCAGTCCCAGGATGATCACCAGTTACCATTATTACCTTTATTCCAGCTTTTTTATAACTTTCAATTATTGGTTTTACATCTTTTCTTGCAGGATCAATAAAACCGATAACACCTATAAACGTAAGATGTTCTAATAAATCTTCCTTTTCTGGTTTTGATATTGTTTTTTTATAAGCAAAAGCTAATGTTCTAAAACCTTTTGAGGCCAAATCATTCACTTTATCACTCCATTCTTCTTTGGTATCAAAAAGTTTAGATTGCCCATTTTTTAAAATCATATTGCATTTGGTAACAACATTTTCAAAAGCTCCTTTCATATATATACAATAACCATCAATATTAGAATGCGCGGTTATCATCATCTTACTCTTGGTGTTAAATGGTATTTTAAAAATTTCAGGATTGTTATTTCTGATTGATTTTAAATCGAATCTATTTTGTTCTGCAAAATCCAATAAAGACAAATCTATAGTGTCTCCATATCTTTCTTGTATTGATAATTGCACATCATTACAAAGTATGCCTGTTAATACTAGTGCATCAAAATCTTTTCTTTGTTTCAATTTTTGTAGAAAATGAGTTTCATGAGAATGTGTGTTTTCTATCAATTGTGTTCCTAGTACAATTGTTTGTACTTTCATTTCGTCTTCCGTAAGTGTTCCTGTTTTATCTGTGCAAATAATATTAGTAGCTCCTAAAGTTTCTACATCTTCTAATTTTTTTATAATGACCTTTTTTTTTGATAGTCGGAGCATTCCGTGAGCAAGAGCAATAGTAGCTACAATTGGTAAACCTTCAGGTATTGTTGCTACTGCTAAAGCAATTCCTGTTTGAAACATTAACAAAATATCATTTCCTCTAATAATACCAGAAATCACAATAAATATGGTAAAAAAGAACGTTAGCCAAATAAGACGCCCACTCAATCTATTTAATTTTTTTTCAAGAGGCGTATGTTCTTCTTTAGCATTAATAGCCATTTCTTGAATTTTACCTAATTGGGTATTCATTCCTGTTGCTACTACAATGGCTTTTCCGCTACCAGAAAAAACAGTAGTTCCTTTAAAAATCATGTTATTTTGCGAAACTATGGGAGTGTTTATAGACCTCAACTCATTTGTTTTTTTTTCTACAGGAATGCTTTCTCCTGTTAATGAAGCCTCTTTTATCATTAAATTTTCTACGGAAATTAAGCGTGCATCTGCAGGTACAACATCACCTCTTTTAAGAATAATGATATCTCCAGGAACCAACATTGTAGTTTTCACTTCTAAAATATTTCCATCTCTTATTACTTGAGATAATAAATGACTTAAACTCATTTTTCTAAGTGCTTCTAGCGATTGTCTCGCTTGCAACTCCATAAAAAAACCAATAGCTGTTGTAATAATAATAACAATAAGTATTGCAAATCCTTCTAGCCAATTTTGAAATAGAAATGCAATTAGGGTAGCAATAGTTAGAATATATATAATTGGATCAATAAATTGATTGACTAAAATTTTCCATTTACTTTGCTTCTCCTTTTTTAAAATTTCATTTTGTTTGTAATAAAGTAGGCGTTTTAAAGCTTCTTTTGAGCTGATACCTTTATTGATATTTGTGTCAAGCTTTTTAGCTACATTCTGAAAAGAAATTGAGAAGTAATTAAGTATCATCTTTGTAACGTATAAAAAAGGTGATTAATAAAAATCACCCTTTAATCTAAATAATAGTTTTATTACTTAGATTAAAGGGTGATTAAGTTTGAAAAACTAAAAAACTTTATTAGCAGCTAATTGCACTAAGCTATTTTTATTTTTTTTGGTTCTTCCTTTTTAGTTTCTTCTTTTTTTACAATATCAAAGCTAAGAATACCGTCATGGTAACTCGCTTTAATTTCTTCCTCCTCAACATTTTCTGGTAATAGTAGCGATCTCGAAAATGAATTATAGCTAAATTCTTTTCTTGTGTAATTATCTTCTTCTTCCTTCTTAGAATCTGACTTTTCTGCAGAAATATTAAGATATCCGTTATCTACTGTTACTTCAAAATCTTTTTTTGAAAATCCTGGAGCTGCAAGCTCTATTTCAAATTTACCCTCTTCCTCTTTAATATTTAAAGCGGGTTCATCTGACTTTCCATTCCAAAAATTCTCTAATAATGACTGACCATTATTCCATAATCGATTACCTACAAATTCATCGGTATCAAATAAATCTTTTGTGCTTAGACCTCCAAATGGTCTTCTTCTGTTTTTGAATTTTACTAGTGACATAATTTTATATTTTAGGATTAAACAATTTATATTTTACGAATCTATTACCATAAAGTAATCTATGAAATGACCTATGTCAATGTGGTGAATTTTATAAAAAATAATTTCAAAATATTATTTATATTTTAGTGAAAACTAGACATAAAAATAGAACATAGTTCTTGTATTATGAAAGACACTCTAATGGTTCTTTTCAGTAATTTATAAGTATTAAGTAAAACTAGAGCAACAGCTGGAGCTCTTTTTAAATTATTAATAATAAACACTAATAAAGAATCTTCCAACTGACCTAGATCATTTCTAAAACGGTTATTCAGTAATAAATTTACTTCTGATAGATTGTCTAATTTAAAATCATAAAACTATGGCGTTAATAAGTTTTAAACACAAAAAAAGACCTTTCTCTAGTATTATTGCATCTGATTTTTTTAATGGAGACGATTTTTTTGAGAGCCCTTTATTTCTAAATACATTAGAAGAACCTGCTTTAAATATCAAAGAAACAGATGACGATTTTCAAGTTGAGTTATCGGCTCCAGGGTATTCTAAAAAAGATTTTGAAGTTAATATTGATAACGGATATCTTAATATTTCTGCGAAAAAATCAAGTGCTAAAGAAGAAAAGGAAGAAAACTATACTTGTAAAGAGTTTAGCTATAACTCTTTTGAAAAATCATTGCTTTTACCTGATACTATTGAAGATGATAAAGTAAAGGCTTCTTACAAAAACGGAATACTAAAATTCAGTCTTTCTAAAAAAGAGGAAGTTAAAAAAGTAGCACCTAAAATGGTAGAAATTTCTTAAAATTCTTTTCTAAACTGAGGAAACCGAAAGGTTTCCTCAGTTATTTATGGATCAAAACTTATATAATTCTAAAAATTACACTTTTAAAAGAATTAAAAAATAATAGGATTGATTTATTAAAAAAAATAAAAAATGAAAACATGAAAAATAAATATTATGCAGTACTAGTAGCATTGTTCCTTTATAATATTGGCACATTTGCTCAGGAGATTAAAAAAAATGATTCTATTCCTATTAATCAGTATGGTCAAAAAATTGTTAGTTCCTTAAGTTTAAATGGTGAAGCTCAAGATGGCTTTTTAAAGTTTACATCAGATGATAAAAGTTATTCATTTTGGTTTGATAATAGAGTTCAATTTGATGGTGGATTCTTTTCAGATAACACATTAAATTTAATAGGTAATGGCGCCACAATTCGTAGAGCTAGATTTGCTATTAAAGCCATTATGTGGAATAATTGGTATGCTGAGTTAGATCTAGATTTTTCAGGTTCAGCTGTAGAATTAAAAGATGCCTATATTAAATACACCTTTGATTCTGGTGATTTAAATATTAAAGCGGGTCATTTTAGAGAAAGCTTTGGGTTGGAAACCAACACAACTTCTCGATATGTAAATTTTATAGAACGTTCTTTAGCCTCCAAATTAGACCCATCACGTCATTTAGGAATCCAAGTAAACCATTGGGCAGAAAAATATGTAGTATCTGGAGGTGTTCATTTTAATACAGTTGGTGACTTAGAAGAAGTTACTTTTTCTAAAGATGCTAATAAAGATTATGGTTTAGATGAAGGATATGCATATACGGGTAGAGTTGTTTATAGACCTATTATTGATAATAAAAAAGTACTGCATTTAGGTTTTGCAGCCACCTATCGAACTCCACAAACCACTGCTGAAGTGCCAAATTCATTTAGATATAGTACACGTTCGTATACTTCAATCAATAGAAAAAAATACATAGATACTGATGATATTTTGAATGTTGATAATACAAACATGTTTGATTTTGAACTGGCTGGGTCTTATAAAGGGCTTCTGTTTCAAAGCGAGTATAAAATAGCAAATGTGAATAGAATAGATGATTTATCCACAGTTAATCTAAATGGTTTTTATGCTCAAGTTGGGTATTTACTTTTTGGAGGTACATACAACTATAACAAAGCTGAAGGGGAATTCACTAGAATTACGAGAGGTAAAGAATATGGTGACTTAGAACTTGCTTTTAGATACGATTTTGTTGATGCCAATGATTTTGATGCTGAGATTTATGGAGGTGCTGCTGAAGGGTATACAGTTGGTTTAAATTATCACTTTAACCCAAATGTAAAATTCATGGTCAACTTTGTATATACTAATAATGATAGATATGCTAATGGAAAAGGTAAATTATACGTTGGCCACGATATTAATGGTGATTTAACTAAAGATCCTTTAGATGTTGTAGAAAAAAATGGCAATGCAGGTGATGACTTTAGTATGGTAACTATGAGATTAGAAATTGATTTTTAAAAATTTTAAAACAAGATTAAAATGAAAAATTTAAAATATTTATTAGTAATAACTTTAGTTATACTAACGAGTTGCGTAGATGATGAGGCAATAGAAGACACTTCTGGACCCGTAGTTTCTGAAGCTGTTAAACTGAACGAAATTATGTCAACTGGCGACCCAGATTGGCTAGAGTTATATAATGGTGGTAGTGCAAGCATTAACATATCAGGTTATACATTATCAGACACAAGTCAGGAATGGACTATTGATAACCTTTCTATTGCAGCTGGTGAATTTGTTACCTTTAATTGTGATGATTCAAATGTGGCAAATGTTGCAACCAATTTCAAAATTTCTTCAGGTGGAGAAAAAATCACCCTAAGAAATGTTGCTGGAGAAATTATTGATGAAATAACAACACCAGATATGGCTTCACAAGTTGGGTTAACTTATGGACGAGAAGTAGATGGTGGTAATACTTGGGTTGTACAAAGCCCATCAAAAGGGATGGCAAATAGCAATGTAAATTTAGCACCTGTAATTACCGCAGAACCGTTAACTGAATTTGATAACCTTTATGCTGTGAATGTTTCTGATGCTGAAGGACTAGCTGCTGTTAAATTAGTGTTTATGATAAATGAAGGAGTGCAGTCTATTGATATGGCTTTAGTTGAAGGAGCGTTTAAAACTTCTGTACCCAAAACTAATGTAGGTGATATTATACAATATTATATCGTAGCAACAGACAATACAGGTTTAACAACCTATTATCCTGAAAATGGTAATAATACGCCAGCTACTTTTACAGTTTTAGGTGGTATTGATAAATTAGAAATAGTAGGTGAAAGCGCTGGATTTAGGGGGGAAGTAACTTTTACAGCCTATCCTTTTTACCCAGAACAAGTAGATGAAATTAGATTGTATTATTTATTACCAGGTGAGTTACAAGACGACGTTAATGATGATAAAACGAAAGTAGTTTTATCTAAAAACAATGATACTTTTGTAGGTGTTATTCCTGCTCAAAATACAGATGATATAATTAGATATTACCTAAGAGTTGAATATATTGAGGGTACTCAAACCTATTATCCTCTTGAAAATGGTGGAGATTTTAATCATGATTTAGGTACAACCTGGCCAAGTTATACGGTTGAAGCAATCAACTACGATGACGTTGTTAATACAACAATTAACGCTTCTACAGGACCTTTAACAAGTGTTCTATTCCCAACAAACCCAGTACCTGATACTGATATTAATATCGTTTTAGCTTATTCAAGTTCAGAAACTATTCTAGAAGCTCGTATTTATTTTTCTGTAGGAGACTCACCATTTTATTTAAAAGCAAATAAAATTTCAGGTGAAGATGATGCCTCGTTTACACAAACGAGAGTTACTATTAATTTAAAAGATGTAGTTACAGATGGTGATCTTTTATCTTTA is part of the Polaribacter sp. SA4-10 genome and harbors:
- a CDS encoding Hsp20/alpha crystallin family protein — its product is MALISFKHKKRPFSSIIASDFFNGDDFFESPLFLNTLEEPALNIKETDDDFQVELSAPGYSKKDFEVNIDNGYLNISAKKSSAKEEKEENYTCKEFSYNSFEKSLLLPDTIEDDKVKASYKNGILKFSLSKKEEVKKVAPKMVEIS
- a CDS encoding response regulator codes for the protein MEKVLIIEDNEDVRENIAEILELANYNVATAQNGKVGIKIANKVKPDLIICDIMMPDIDGYGVLEALSSSKKTASVPFIFLTAKTEKSDIRKGMNLGADDYLTKPFEEKDLLKAIESRLKKHDFLKKEFSKNVKGLNDFIDEASEYISFESLTQDLSIYNYIKKESIYMEGSAAHNLYFIQSGAIKTFLTTDSGKEFVTGLYGPGDFIGQLSLLSDKGVYVDSAVVLKNAEICEIPKTDFIKLLYENKVVSSKFINMISNNLIDVQEKLKNMAYAPVRQRAAKTLLKLLDNGLLIDKESAGINISREDFAGIIGTATETAIRMLTQFKQEGLITINSSRKIILKDKESLEYLANFID
- a CDS encoding cation-transporting P-type ATPase; translated protein: MILNYFSISFQNVAKKLDTNINKGISSKEALKRLLYYKQNEILKKEKQSKWKILVNQFIDPIIYILTIATLIAFLFQNWLEGFAILIVIIITTAIGFFMELQARQSLEALRKMSLSHLLSQVIRDGNILEVKTTMLVPGDIIILKRGDVVPADARLISVENLMIKEASLTGESIPVEKKTNELRSINTPIVSQNNMIFKGTTVFSGSGKAIVVATGMNTQLGKIQEMAINAKEEHTPLEKKLNRLSGRLIWLTFFFTIFIVISGIIRGNDILLMFQTGIALAVATIPEGLPIVATIALAHGMLRLSKKKVIIKKLEDVETLGATNIICTDKTGTLTEDEMKVQTIVLGTQLIENTHSHETHFLQKLKQRKDFDALVLTGILCNDVQLSIQERYGDTIDLSLLDFAEQNRFDLKSIRNNNPEIFKIPFNTKSKMMITAHSNIDGYCIYMKGAFENVVTKCNMILKNGQSKLFDTKEEWSDKVNDLASKGFRTLAFAYKKTISKPEKEDLLEHLTFIGVIGFIDPARKDVKPIIESYKKAGIKVIMVTGDHPGTAKKIATDIGLLIDNRFEENVFLGNAFQNIETLSKNEKEQFLNASVFARVTPEQKIAIITFFQKNNNIVGMIGDGINDIPALKKADVGIAMGIRGTDAAREAADIILLDDKFIATELAIKQGRVIFQNIRQFVVYLLSSNFAEILSVGVAAILNLPSPLLPLQILFLNVITDIFPALALGLGKGEKDIMQLPPKNAKEPIMTKQHWRTTIIYGISISIAVLGITVYSFFVLKLSTNQINNMGFYTLISAQLLNVFNMPARHLSFFKNEVTTNIWVWVAIVLCVFLTYLAYITPVISKALSLIPLSSNQFLTILIFSVSSLVLVQIIKRFGGTL
- a CDS encoding Hsp20/alpha crystallin family protein — encoded protein: MSLVKFKNRRRPFGGLSTKDLFDTDEFVGNRLWNNGQSLLENFWNGKSDEPALNIKEEEGKFEIELAAPGFSKKDFEVTVDNGYLNISAEKSDSKKEEEDNYTRKEFSYNSFSRSLLLPENVEEEEIKASYHDGILSFDIVKKEETKKEEPKKIKIA
- a CDS encoding dodecin family protein: MSVLKVIEVLGNSTVSFEDAVQNVINEASKTVKNIKSVYVKDMQVTVNNNKIAEYRVTTKVCFGIMDSH
- a CDS encoding BON domain-containing protein produces the protein MKTDVEIKEDVLDELAWQPSIDETQIGVIVENGVVTLSGVVNNYSKKLAAEKAVKNVEGVKAVAEDIEVLYGISYKKTDKEIAKAIVNAFEWNSSVPEEEISIKVENGWVFLSGEVQWMYQKNAARNAIKNLLGVKGVSNSIKLENNIEPKEVKDRIKKAFHRMATLDSNAITLETHGHAVTLRGKVHSIKEKEDAETAAYNAPGVYDVKNELKIEYRTEYA